From the genome of Geminocystis herdmanii PCC 6308, one region includes:
- a CDS encoding restriction endonuclease subunit S: protein MTKLSLWGTKIFMTISKSKTATIELLDQYFTTAFSAPEGIPKLRELILSLAMQGQLVPQNPDDKPARELLKDIQAEKQRLIKEGKLKKSDPLPEITPDEIPYDIPDTWEWVRLGDMGNIFNGNSINSKIKETKYRDIIGLPYIATKDVGYGFEKVDYENGIFIPKNEDKFKIAHNGSILICSEGGSAGKKCGLIDRDICFGNKLFANEPFAKISSKFILCIYLTPFFKVLFTNSMTGIIGGISINKFIKLLIPLPPLEEQKRIVERIESLMDKCDRLQDFHQQREAIRLKMQLAVGDKLLNAPDKQTFNEAWQFMANNFETLYSVKENVKELRKVILQLAVMGKLVPQDTRDRSARELLRDIEAEKQRLIKEGKIKPQKPLPAITPDEIPYDIPDTWEWVRVINVVDVGTGSTPTKSNSEYYNGTIPWYTSSATNNLFAEKPNIFITDKAIQETNCKVFPTGSLIVALYGQGKTRGQISEIIISGATNQAIAAMIFFESSKGIKKYLKYYFLKIYDEIRSLAEGGAQPNLNIGKIKNIPIPLPPLEEQKRIVEKVDKMMKLCDELEEKITAQTDTQTRLLYSTIAQILP from the coding sequence ATGACAAAATTATCGTTATGGGGTACAAAAATTTTTATGACCATTTCTAAAAGTAAAACCGCCACCATCGAACTTTTAGATCAATATTTTACTACTGCCTTTTCTGCACCCGAAGGAATACCGAAGTTACGAGAGTTGATTCTTTCTTTGGCAATGCAAGGGCAACTTGTACCCCAAAACCCTGACGATAAACCCGCACGGGAATTATTAAAAGATATTCAAGCCGAAAAACAACGGTTAATCAAGGAAGGAAAGCTCAAAAAATCTGATCCTTTACCAGAAATTACCCCCGATGAAATTCCCTATGATATTCCAGACACTTGGGAATGGGTGAGATTAGGTGATATGGGAAATATTTTTAACGGTAATAGTATTAACTCAAAAATTAAAGAAACGAAATATAGAGATATTATTGGATTGCCATATATTGCAACAAAAGATGTTGGTTATGGTTTTGAAAAAGTTGATTATGAAAACGGCATTTTTATTCCAAAAAATGAGGATAAATTCAAAATTGCTCATAATGGTTCAATTTTAATCTGTTCAGAAGGAGGAAGCGCAGGAAAAAAATGCGGTCTCATTGATAGAGATATTTGTTTTGGGAATAAATTATTTGCTAATGAACCTTTTGCAAAGATTTCTTCAAAATTTATTCTTTGTATTTATTTAACTCCTTTTTTTAAAGTTTTATTTACAAATTCAATGACTGGAATAATTGGCGGTATATCCATAAATAAGTTTATAAAACTTTTAATTCCTCTACCGCCCCTAGAAGAACAAAAGAGAATAGTAGAGAGAATCGAGTCATTAATGGACAAGTGCGATCGACTTCAAGACTTCCATCAGCAAAGGGAAGCAATAAGATTAAAAATGCAACTAGCCGTAGGGGATAAACTCTTAAATGCGCCCGATAAACAGACATTTAACGAGGCTTGGCAATTCATGGCGAACAACTTTGAGACTCTCTACAGCGTCAAGGAAAACGTTAAGGAATTAAGGAAAGTCATCCTCCAATTAGCGGTAATGGGTAAATTAGTACCACAGGATACAAGAGATCGATCGGCGAGGGAGTTATTAAGGGATATTGAGGCAGAAAAGCAACGGTTAATCAAAGAAGGTAAAATTAAACCGCAAAAACCCTTACCTGCAATCACTCCTGATGAAATTCCCTATGATATTCCAGACACTTGGGAATGGGTTAGAGTAATTAATGTAGTTGATGTGGGAACTGGATCGACTCCAACTAAATCTAATTCAGAATACTATAACGGAACGATTCCTTGGTACACAAGTTCAGCAACAAATAATTTATTTGCGGAGAAACCAAACATATTTATAACAGATAAAGCGATACAGGAAACTAATTGTAAAGTATTTCCAACGGGGAGTTTGATCGTAGCTTTATATGGACAAGGAAAAACAAGAGGACAAATTAGTGAAATAATCATATCCGGAGCAACTAATCAAGCTATTGCCGCAATGATATTTTTTGAATCATCAAAAGGGATAAAAAAATATCTTAAATATTATTTCTTAAAAATTTATGATGAAATTAGAAGTCTAGCAGAAGGTGGCGCTCAGCCTAATTTAAACATTGGCAAAATAAAAAATATACCGATTCCTTTACCACCACTTGAAGAACAAAAAAGAATAGTCGAGAAAGTAGATAAAATGATGAAATTATGTGACGAATTAGAGGAAAAAATCACCGCTCAAACGGACACCCAAACAAGGCTTTTATATAGCACGATCGCGCAAATTTTACCCTAA
- the gcvT gene encoding glycine cleavage system aminomethyltransferase GcvT, giving the protein MTESSNSLHQTPLYSLSCKSNAKFTDFAGWEMALQYSGLKKEHQAVRESVGMFDISHMGKFSLSGKNVRSSLNYLVPSDLTTLDKGQAQYTVLLNHKGGIIDDIIFYYQGKNEDNIESGILIVNASTTAKDWAWLTENLKNQDIELKNNSEDLALIALQGKQALKYLNPFVTEDLTNLPSFGHLTTNIDGEKVFIASTGYTGEDGFEIMTTPSMSQKLWKHFVKNNVTPCGLGCRDTLRLEACMGLYGQDMDEETTPLEAGLGWVVNFNHDFIGKEVLVKQKQEKVKKRLVAIEMQGKYIARHDYPIIVDNQMVGKITSGTLSPTLNKAIALGYVPYNYSKIGQKLTVEIREKLYPAVVVKKPFYKKS; this is encoded by the coding sequence GTGACAGAATCATCAAATTCACTGCACCAGACTCCTCTTTATTCCTTATCCTGTAAAAGTAACGCTAAATTTACCGACTTTGCAGGGTGGGAAATGGCTTTACAATATAGCGGTTTGAAAAAAGAACATCAAGCCGTGAGAGAATCTGTAGGGATGTTCGATATTTCTCACATGGGCAAATTTAGCTTATCAGGTAAAAATGTTCGATCGAGCTTAAACTATCTTGTACCATCGGATTTAACCACTTTAGACAAAGGACAAGCCCAATATACAGTATTATTAAACCATAAAGGGGGTATTATTGACGATATTATTTTTTACTATCAAGGGAAAAACGAAGATAATATAGAGTCAGGAATTTTAATCGTTAATGCCTCCACTACCGCCAAAGATTGGGCTTGGTTAACCGAAAATCTCAAAAATCAAGATATTGAATTAAAAAACAACTCTGAAGATTTAGCCTTAATTGCCCTACAAGGAAAACAAGCCCTTAAATATCTTAATCCCTTCGTCACCGAAGACTTAACTAACCTCCCTAGTTTTGGACATCTCACCACAAATATAGACGGGGAAAAAGTTTTTATCGCGAGCACAGGTTATACTGGAGAGGATGGATTTGAAATCATGACAACTCCCTCCATGTCGCAAAAATTATGGAAGCATTTTGTCAAAAATAACGTTACTCCTTGCGGTTTAGGATGTCGTGATACCCTGCGTTTAGAAGCCTGTATGGGTTTATATGGGCAAGACATGGATGAGGAAACAACCCCCCTAGAAGCAGGGTTAGGATGGGTAGTGAATTTTAATCATGACTTCATCGGTAAGGAAGTTTTGGTGAAACAAAAACAAGAAAAGGTGAAAAAACGTTTAGTGGCGATCGAAATGCAAGGAAAATATATCGCACGTCATGATTATCCTATTATTGTAGATAATCAAATGGTAGGGAAAATTACCAGTGGTACATTATCCCCGACATTAAATAAGGCGATCGCTCTGGGTTATGTACCGTATAATTATAGTAAAATTGGGCAAAAATTAACGGTAGAAATTAGAGAAAAATTATATCCTGCGGTAGTGGTGAAAAAACCGTTTTATAAAAAGAGTTGA
- the sppA gene encoding signal peptide peptidase SppA, whose amino-acid sequence MIWPFKPSSKKQIARIEITGAIAPKTRERVLEALEIVEEKKFPALLLRIDSPGGTVADSQEIYSALTKLGGKIKIVASFGNISASGGIYIGVGANHIVSNAGTITGSIGVIIRGNNLEKLLDKVGVSFQVIKSGPYKDILSFDRNLSEEEEKILQELIDSTYEQFVQTVAEGRKLSVETVKSFADGRIFSGEQALKLGLVDRLGSEKDAFRWACELVKLDPDKTECHTIEQPKSFVDRVLNGRTQVKSKVGSSINWLEFELATSGQPLWLYRP is encoded by the coding sequence ATGATCTGGCCTTTTAAACCATCATCGAAAAAACAAATTGCTCGAATTGAAATTACTGGTGCGATCGCACCTAAAACCAGAGAACGAGTATTAGAGGCTTTAGAAATTGTAGAAGAAAAGAAATTTCCTGCATTGTTGCTCAGAATCGACTCCCCCGGAGGCACTGTAGCGGATTCTCAAGAGATTTACTCGGCTTTGACAAAATTAGGGGGAAAAATCAAAATCGTAGCTAGTTTCGGCAATATTTCTGCCTCTGGTGGCATTTATATTGGGGTGGGAGCAAATCATATTGTTTCTAATGCGGGGACAATTACAGGAAGTATCGGCGTAATTATTAGGGGAAATAACCTAGAGAAGTTATTGGATAAAGTGGGAGTTTCTTTTCAGGTGATCAAATCAGGTCCTTATAAAGATATACTATCTTTCGATCGAAATTTGAGTGAAGAAGAAGAAAAGATTTTACAAGAATTGATTGATAGTACCTATGAGCAATTTGTGCAAACAGTGGCGGAAGGAAGAAAATTAAGTGTAGAAACCGTGAAAAGTTTTGCCGATGGGCGCATTTTTAGTGGCGAACAGGCTTTAAAATTAGGATTAGTCGATCGATTAGGTAGTGAAAAAGACGCTTTTCGCTGGGCTTGTGAATTAGTTAAACTTGATCCTGACAAGACAGAATGTCATACAATAGAACAACCAAAATCTTTTGTCGATCGTGTTCTTAATGGACGAACTCAGGTAAAATCAAAAGTGGGATCTAGCATTAATTGGTTAGAATTTGAATTGGCTACCAGTGGTCAACCTTTATGGCTATATCGTCCTTAA